The following proteins are encoded in a genomic region of Deinococcus radiopugnans ATCC 19172:
- a CDS encoding ABC transporter ATP-binding protein, with amino-acid sequence MPLPALTTHHLSKAYGPVQAAQDVSLTVQAGQTLALLGPSGCGKSTVLRMVAGLERPDTGRVEVGGRDVTALPPEARHLGLVFQDYALFPHLSVLDNVAYGPRMRGAARAGAHRRAQEALALVNLPELAARKPGQLSGGQAQRVALARALATNSPLLLLDEPLSNLDERLRAELRGDLRDLFTRVGAGVLLVTHDQREALALAGQVAVMRAGQLVQTGVAREVFDRPATAWVAAFLGWPNVLGRGGGQALLVPEDAVRLGEGDAFSVTSRQVTEAGETVTVAHVLGPLTLNLSAREARLLDGAGLRLEVDEGRLRTVADDRG; translated from the coding sequence GTGCCCCTTCCTGCCCTCACCACCCACCACCTTTCCAAGGCCTACGGCCCGGTGCAGGCGGCCCAGGACGTGTCCCTGACGGTCCAGGCAGGCCAAACCCTGGCCCTGCTCGGCCCGTCGGGCTGCGGCAAAAGCACGGTGCTGCGCATGGTGGCGGGGCTGGAACGCCCGGACACGGGGCGGGTGGAGGTGGGCGGGCGCGACGTGACGGCCCTGCCTCCGGAGGCGCGGCACCTCGGACTGGTGTTTCAGGACTACGCGCTGTTTCCGCACCTGAGCGTGCTGGACAACGTGGCCTACGGCCCCCGTATGCGCGGCGCGGCGCGGGCAGGGGCGCACCGCCGGGCGCAGGAGGCGCTGGCGCTGGTGAACCTGCCGGAACTGGCGGCCCGCAAACCCGGCCAGTTGTCTGGCGGGCAGGCACAGCGGGTGGCGCTGGCCCGCGCCCTGGCGACGAATTCGCCGCTGCTGCTGCTGGACGAGCCGCTGAGCAATCTGGATGAACGCCTGCGGGCCGAGTTGCGCGGTGACCTGCGCGACCTGTTCACGCGCGTCGGCGCGGGCGTGCTGCTGGTCACCCACGATCAGCGTGAGGCGCTGGCGCTGGCCGGGCAGGTGGCCGTGATGCGCGCCGGGCAGCTCGTGCAGACCGGCGTGGCCCGCGAAGTTTTTGACCGGCCTGCAACCGCGTGGGTGGCCGCCTTTCTGGGCTGGCCGAACGTGCTGGGGCGAGGCGGCGGTCAGGCCCTGCTGGTGCCCGAGGACGCCGTGCGGCTGGGCGAGGGCGACGCTTTTTCCGTCACCTCCCGGCAGGTGACCGAGGCGGGCGAGACGGTCACGGTGGCCCATGTCCTGGGACCCCTGACCCTGAACCTGAGCGCACGGGAGGCGAGACTGCTGGACGGCGCAGGCTTGCGGCTGGAAGTGGACGAGGGGCGGCTCCGAACGGTGGCCGATGACCGGGGCTAA